The following proteins are co-located in the Streptococcus anginosus genome:
- a CDS encoding CPBP family intramembrane metalloprotease: MRKIKNILQMSLLIVLTQITLVLLTTPLPKSLTFQQSSFVFLFILFFAGLLYFRYFSRELTNFKSEILAARYWPLLRLSYLMMVFINAIGAYLMILEGMTAASEGQQLLLSLFVHSYLFLLGVDIVALVPEVRSFIIHFFVSKGQARTSFVIGSLLFILLRNPADLTCFIVYTGLGSLLSFLISKPTLRLEFSIFSHLVRNSFSLLFLIIFW; encoded by the coding sequence ATGAGAAAGATAAAAAATATTCTTCAAATGAGTTTGCTAATCGTTTTGACACAGATTACTTTGGTCTTGCTGACGACACCCTTGCCAAAATCATTAACTTTTCAGCAGTCCAGTTTTGTATTTTTGTTCATTTTATTTTTTGCTGGCTTGCTTTATTTTCGCTATTTTTCCAGAGAATTAACAAATTTTAAATCAGAGATCTTAGCGGCTCGTTACTGGCCCCTACTGCGATTATCCTATCTCATGATGGTATTTATCAATGCTATAGGAGCTTATCTGATGATATTGGAGGGGATGACAGCAGCGTCAGAAGGTCAACAACTGCTCCTGAGCCTGTTTGTCCACTCGTATCTTTTCTTATTAGGTGTTGATATAGTAGCTCTCGTGCCTGAGGTGCGGTCATTCATTATTCATTTTTTTGTGTCAAAAGGTCAAGCACGAACGAGTTTTGTGATAGGGAGTTTGTTGTTTATCCTTTTACGAAATCCAGCTGATTTAACTTGTTTTATTGTTTATACAGGTTTAGGGAGTTTACTTTCTTTCTTGATTTCCAAGCCAACTCTTCGTTTGGAATTTTCCATTTTCAGTCATTTGGTGCGCAATAGCTTTTCTCTTCTTTTCTTGATTATTTTTTGGTAA
- a CDS encoding folate family ECF transporter S component — protein sequence MKKNSPKLSVQLLVALAMIVALCFVLEKFSIFVIPRLLKLSPAFIGYTLMGSVAGPILSGLVSAVYDMLSFFFLSQGQPFIIWFTLIEALQGILYGYFFYGKELRFERKKDWLWVTLATIAVMGVGTFTLTPLALRLQYGVPFVALYATRAWSVFEIPLRVVVTMLIVPQLQRIPELRKLMGLNNK from the coding sequence ATGAAAAAAAACTCGCCAAAGTTATCGGTGCAACTATTGGTTGCCCTCGCAATGATTGTGGCTCTTTGTTTTGTCTTAGAGAAGTTTTCAATCTTTGTCATCCCTCGTTTGCTGAAGCTGAGTCCAGCTTTTATCGGTTATACCCTTATGGGAAGTGTCGCTGGTCCGATTTTATCTGGTCTGGTTTCTGCCGTATATGATATGCTTTCCTTTTTCTTTTTGAGTCAGGGACAACCATTCATTATCTGGTTTACATTGATTGAAGCCTTGCAAGGTATTCTCTATGGTTATTTCTTTTATGGCAAAGAATTACGATTTGAACGGAAGAAAGACTGGCTTTGGGTGACGCTAGCAACTATCGCTGTTATGGGAGTGGGGACCTTTACTTTAACGCCCTTAGCTCTCCGTTTACAATATGGAGTACCCTTTGTTGCACTATACGCTACTCGGGCATGGTCTGTTTTTGAAATTCCTTTACGAGTAGTTGTGACAATGCTCATTGTTCCACAGTTGCAACGAATCCCCGAATTACGTAAGTTAATGGGATTAAACAATAAGTAA
- the pepA gene encoding glutamyl aminopeptidase: protein MSELFSKIKEVTEIAAVSGHEAPVRKYLHEKITPHVDEVITDGLGGIFGVKHSKATDAPRVLVAAHMDEVGFMVSEIRADGTFRVVQIGGWNPLVVSSQRFKLFTHTGDEIPVISGSIPPHLTRGTGGPSLPRIEDIVFDGGFADKAEAESYGIRPGDTIVPDSSAILTVNGKNVISKAWDNRYGVLMVSELVQALAGQKLGNELYVGANVQEEVGLRGAHVSTTKFDPEVFFAVDCSPAGDIYGDQGAIGEGTLIRFFDPGHLMLPNMKDFLLTTAEEAGIKYQYYCGKGGTDAGAAHLKNGGVPSTTIGVCARYIHSHQTLYAMDDFLQAQAFLQALVKKLDRSTVDLIKNY, encoded by the coding sequence ATGTCAGAATTATTTTCAAAAATCAAAGAAGTAACAGAAATTGCTGCCGTTTCAGGGCACGAAGCACCTGTTCGCAAGTATTTGCATGAAAAAATCACTCCCCACGTAGATGAAGTTATAACAGACGGCTTAGGGGGTATTTTTGGAGTGAAGCATTCAAAAGCTACTGATGCACCGCGTGTCTTGGTAGCTGCGCATATGGATGAAGTTGGCTTCATGGTGAGTGAAATCAGAGCAGACGGAACTTTCCGAGTCGTTCAAATCGGAGGTTGGAATCCACTGGTTGTCAGCAGCCAACGCTTTAAATTATTTACTCATACAGGAGACGAAATTCCTGTTATTTCAGGCTCCATTCCACCGCATTTGACACGTGGAACAGGTGGACCAAGTCTACCAAGGATTGAAGACATCGTTTTTGACGGTGGGTTTGCTGACAAAGCGGAAGCTGAAAGCTACGGGATTCGTCCCGGTGACACGATTGTGCCAGACAGTTCCGCTATCCTCACAGTCAACGGCAAAAATGTCATTTCTAAAGCTTGGGATAATCGTTACGGCGTCCTCATGGTGAGTGAACTGGTTCAAGCTCTAGCTGGACAAAAACTTGGCAATGAACTCTATGTTGGAGCCAATGTCCAAGAAGAAGTCGGCTTGCGTGGAGCCCATGTTTCAACGACTAAGTTTGACCCAGAAGTTTTCTTTGCAGTAGACTGTTCGCCTGCTGGCGACATTTACGGAGATCAAGGAGCTATCGGAGAAGGGACTCTGATTCGTTTCTTTGACCCAGGTCACCTCATGTTGCCAAATATGAAAGATTTCCTTTTGACAACCGCAGAAGAAGCAGGTATCAAATACCAATACTACTGTGGCAAAGGTGGAACTGATGCCGGCGCCGCTCATCTCAAAAACGGTGGTGTGCCTTCTACAACTATTGGTGTTTGTGCACGTTACATTCATTCTCATCAAACACTCTATGCAATGGACGACTTCCTCCAAGCTCAAGCTTTCTTACAAGCTCTGGTTAAGAAGTTGGATCGCTCAACTGTTGATTTGATTAAAAACTATTAA
- a CDS encoding thioredoxin family protein, translating into MIIPANIEELATLVNREGKTVFLFTADWCGDCRFIKPFLPEIEAENPDFTFVEVNRDDYMEVAKKWDVYGIPSLVVLENGQEIGRFVNRERKTQTQINEFLAQLN; encoded by the coding sequence ATGATTATTCCAGCAAATATAGAAGAATTAGCAACATTAGTAAATCGTGAAGGAAAAACTGTTTTCCTTTTCACAGCTGACTGGTGTGGAGATTGTCGTTTTATTAAACCTTTTTTGCCTGAGATTGAAGCAGAAAATCCTGATTTTACCTTTGTTGAGGTCAATCGTGACGATTATATGGAAGTTGCCAAAAAGTGGGATGTGTATGGGATTCCTAGCCTAGTAGTCCTAGAAAATGGACAAGAAATTGGCCGTTTTGTTAATCGCGAGCGAAAAACGCAGACGCAAATCAATGAATTTTTAGCCCAGTTAAACTGA
- a CDS encoding sugar ABC transporter substrate-binding protein: MGAGKGQKQYRYYRKYLLFFLFVLVLAGLVFLYVKGNSSDSKQVKIGATYMTMNNDFYKTLNAEIEKKTNQQGSRLYVRDPELDEDKQSQQIDYFIQERVNVIVINPVKSDSPKILTSLNKARKAGIKIIVVDAPVSKDAKVDTTIVSDNYQAGVLIAKDMMKRLSSANILLLEHHNAVSAMDRIQGFLDTIKGHPAYQVVSERETLGQTEESMPQVKKALNEGMQFNVVMSLNDRAAIGALAAIKDQGVTDKITIYGVDGSPDIKNFLTNTNDIQGTVAQSPIQMGRKVTEVIERMMKHQAYKEEYLIPVHLVNKDNIGQYTITGWQ; encoded by the coding sequence ATGGGAGCAGGTAAAGGACAAAAGCAATATCGCTATTATCGTAAATATCTATTATTTTTTCTGTTTGTCCTTGTATTGGCTGGCTTAGTTTTCCTCTATGTAAAAGGGAATTCATCAGATAGCAAGCAGGTCAAGATAGGTGCGACCTATATGACGATGAACAATGATTTTTATAAAACCTTAAATGCTGAAATTGAGAAAAAAACGAATCAACAAGGAAGTCGGCTTTATGTGCGAGACCCAGAATTAGACGAAGATAAGCAAAGCCAACAGATTGATTATTTTATTCAAGAAAGAGTAAATGTGATTGTTATAAACCCAGTTAAGAGTGACAGTCCAAAGATTCTGACTTCTTTAAATAAAGCCAGAAAAGCGGGAATCAAGATTATTGTCGTGGATGCACCTGTTAGCAAAGATGCTAAAGTTGATACTACTATTGTGTCAGACAATTATCAAGCTGGTGTGCTGATAGCTAAAGACATGATGAAACGTTTGTCAAGTGCGAATATCTTACTGTTGGAACATCATAACGCTGTGTCTGCGATGGATCGGATTCAAGGATTTTTAGATACGATTAAAGGGCATCCTGCTTATCAGGTGGTTTCTGAGCGGGAAACATTGGGGCAAACGGAAGAAAGTATGCCTCAAGTAAAAAAAGCATTGAACGAAGGAATGCAATTTAACGTCGTGATGTCTTTAAATGATCGTGCTGCTATCGGAGCTCTCGCGGCTATAAAAGATCAAGGTGTGACAGATAAGATCACAATTTATGGCGTAGATGGCTCGCCTGATATTAAGAATTTCCTTACCAACACCAATGATATTCAAGGAACGGTTGCTCAGTCTCCGATTCAAATGGGCAGAAAGGTGACAGAAGTGATTGAGCGCATGATGAAGCATCAAGCCTACAAAGAGGAATATCTCATTCCTGTTCATTTGGTGAATAAAGATAACATCGGGCAATATACAATTACAGGGTGGCAATAA
- a CDS encoding bifunctional folylpolyglutamate synthase/dihydrofolate synthase, which translates to MIQKEKQLEWLQQHQTKEPHLGLERVRRLLALRGNPHLQISVIHVAGTNGKGSTIAHLRQLLQAKKLRVGTFTSPYLLNYNEQIAINGLPISGEDFYSLLQSYQELLKKQADDTILQEITEFEIITALAYDYFCQQEVDVVIMEVGLGGLLDSTNVCQPVLTAITTIGLDHTAILGTTLEDIAKQKAGIIKQGVPVVTGKISSEALAVIHTIAQQCQALHIRYKKDYQVESVQGLEEGEKFRFSNAFRREEDYQTVLLGVHQVENAGLAIELCDQYCSLKGLPLLSENEVRQALKRTYWPARLEKISKAPLILLDGAHNPHALKALLASLESHFPDYQKTILFTCIQTKALDEMLALLKMVPTSRVLLTTFEDSRSFSTGEMQCLAKQEKLAYVEWLPYLEQYKKAKHGEKELLLITGSLYFLAEVRKYLLNDR; encoded by the coding sequence ATGATACAAAAAGAAAAACAGTTAGAATGGTTGCAGCAGCACCAAACAAAAGAGCCACATTTGGGCTTAGAAAGAGTGCGACGACTATTAGCATTGCGAGGCAATCCTCATTTACAAATATCAGTCATTCATGTGGCAGGTACCAATGGAAAAGGCTCAACGATTGCACATTTACGTCAGCTATTGCAAGCAAAGAAACTGCGTGTAGGAACGTTTACATCGCCTTATCTTCTTAACTATAATGAGCAAATTGCAATCAATGGTTTGCCTATTTCAGGCGAAGACTTTTATTCTTTGTTGCAATCTTATCAAGAGTTATTAAAAAAGCAGGCAGATGATACGATATTGCAGGAAATAACAGAGTTTGAGATTATTACGGCATTGGCTTATGATTATTTCTGCCAGCAAGAGGTAGATGTGGTCATAATGGAAGTAGGTCTGGGTGGTTTATTGGACAGTACCAATGTGTGTCAACCGGTTTTGACAGCTATTACGACAATCGGACTAGATCACACAGCTATTTTAGGTACGACATTAGAAGACATTGCCAAGCAAAAAGCGGGAATTATCAAGCAAGGTGTGCCGGTAGTGACAGGGAAGATTTCTTCAGAAGCACTGGCAGTTATTCACACTATTGCTCAGCAATGTCAGGCACTCCACATACGATATAAGAAAGATTATCAGGTGGAGTCTGTGCAAGGCTTAGAAGAGGGAGAAAAATTTCGTTTTTCAAATGCCTTTCGACGAGAAGAGGACTATCAAACTGTTCTTTTGGGCGTTCATCAGGTTGAGAATGCGGGACTGGCAATTGAACTGTGTGATCAATATTGCAGCTTGAAAGGTTTACCATTGTTGAGTGAAAATGAGGTGCGACAGGCATTGAAACGAACGTATTGGCCTGCTCGCTTGGAGAAAATTTCAAAAGCACCCTTGATCTTGCTGGACGGGGCGCACAATCCTCATGCACTGAAAGCTCTGCTTGCTTCCCTAGAAAGCCATTTTCCAGATTATCAAAAAACGATTTTATTTACATGTATTCAAACTAAGGCGTTGGATGAAATGCTTGCTTTACTAAAAATGGTTCCCACATCTCGCGTACTTTTGACAACTTTTGAGGATTCACGGAGTTTTTCAACAGGAGAAATGCAATGTTTGGCAAAGCAAGAAAAGTTAGCATATGTAGAGTGGTTGCCTTATTTGGAGCAATACAAAAAAGCCAAGCATGGAGAGAAAGAGCTGCTGCTTATCACAGGCTCCCTCTATTTCCTTGCAGAAGTCAGAAAATATCTACTGAATGATAGATAA
- the ytpR gene encoding YtpR family tRNA-binding protein, which translates to MIFAYNKEHVGDVLMVVVEDGQAAKLAAERKGNVARVYRLDNGETVAWNIFQISNLVNITERGQVFLTDEEISILNQELSQAGFEPELVNDLEPKFVVGEIVEMVAHPDSDHLNICQVKVAADKVVQIVAGAPNAKVGLKTIVALPGAMMPKGNLIFPSELRGEESFGMMCSPRELQLPNAPQKRGIIELASSEVVGTAFDPTKHWQE; encoded by the coding sequence ATGATTTTTGCATATAATAAAGAGCATGTGGGTGACGTGCTAATGGTGGTTGTTGAAGACGGTCAAGCTGCTAAGTTAGCTGCTGAACGCAAGGGCAACGTAGCGCGTGTTTATCGTTTGGACAATGGAGAAACGGTTGCTTGGAATATTTTTCAGATTTCTAATCTTGTTAATATTACCGAACGCGGTCAAGTCTTTTTGACAGATGAAGAAATTTCAATTCTGAATCAAGAATTGAGCCAAGCAGGTTTTGAGCCAGAATTGGTCAATGACCTTGAGCCGAAATTTGTGGTTGGTGAAATTGTGGAAATGGTAGCTCATCCAGATAGTGACCACCTTAATATTTGTCAAGTAAAAGTAGCAGCAGATAAAGTGGTTCAAATCGTAGCAGGTGCGCCTAATGCTAAAGTAGGTCTCAAGACGATTGTGGCATTACCTGGTGCTATGATGCCAAAAGGAAACTTGATTTTTCCTAGTGAGCTGCGTGGAGAAGAGAGTTTTGGTATGATGTGTAGTCCTCGCGAATTGCAGCTGCCAAACGCTCCGCAAAAACGTGGGATTATTGAATTAGCAAGTTCGGAAGTAGTAGGAACAGCCTTTGATCCAACTAAGCATTGGCAAGAGTAA
- a CDS encoding proline--tRNA ligase, translating into MKQSKMLIPTLREMPSDAQVISHALMLRAGYVRQISAGVYSYLPLANRVIEKVKKIMREEFEKIGAVEMLAPALLSADLWRESGRYDTYGEDLYKLKNREGSDFILGPTHEETFTAIVRDSVKSYKQLPLNLYQIQAKYRDEKRPRNGLLRTREFIMKDGYSFHANYDSLDVTYDAYKTAYENIFTRSEIDFKGIIGDGGAMGGKDSQEFMAITPDRTDLTRWVVLDKSVTSFDEIPTDVQEAIKEELTSWLVSGEDTVVYSSESGYAANLEMATNEYKPSNRVVAKEELTRVETPDCKSIDEVAAFLHVDESQTIKTLVYIADEKPIVALLVGNDQLNEVKLKNYLGADFFEPASEEEVRELFGANFGSLGPVHLPEDVQIIADRKVEDVHNAVAGANEDGYHLTGVNPGRDFTAEYVDIREVREGEVSPDGQGVLKFARGIEIGHIFKLGTRYSESMNATVLDENGRAVPVVMGCYGIGVSRLLSAVMEQHARLFVNKTPKGDYRYAWGINFPKELAPFDVHLIPVNVKDEETLALTEQLEAELVKAGYEVLTDDRNERAGVKFSDSDLIGLPIRVTVGKKAADRIVEVKIKATGDTIEVHVDNLLETLAILTKKDK; encoded by the coding sequence ATGAAACAAAGTAAAATGTTAATCCCAACACTACGTGAAATGCCTAGTGATGCACAAGTCATCAGTCATGCACTTATGCTGCGTGCGGGCTATGTCCGCCAAATTTCAGCAGGTGTTTACTCTTACTTACCATTGGCTAATCGCGTGATTGAAAAAGTAAAAAAAATCATGCGAGAAGAATTTGAAAAAATCGGTGCAGTCGAAATGTTAGCTCCAGCCCTCCTTAGTGCCGACCTTTGGCGTGAATCAGGTCGTTATGATACCTACGGTGAAGATCTCTATAAGTTAAAAAATCGCGAAGGTTCAGATTTTATCTTGGGGCCCACTCATGAAGAAACATTCACCGCAATTGTACGGGATTCTGTAAAATCTTATAAGCAATTACCGCTTAATCTTTATCAGATTCAGGCTAAATACCGTGATGAAAAGCGTCCTCGCAATGGCTTATTGCGGACACGTGAATTTATCATGAAAGATGGTTATAGTTTCCATGCTAATTACGATAGTTTGGATGTGACTTATGATGCGTATAAGACTGCTTACGAGAATATTTTTACACGAAGTGAGATTGATTTCAAAGGGATTATCGGTGACGGCGGTGCTATGGGTGGGAAAGATAGCCAAGAATTTATGGCGATTACACCCGATCGTACAGATCTTACGCGCTGGGTTGTCTTGGATAAGTCAGTCACTAGCTTTGATGAAATTCCGACAGACGTTCAAGAAGCAATCAAAGAAGAATTGACGAGCTGGTTGGTGTCTGGTGAAGATACTGTTGTTTATTCGAGTGAGTCAGGATATGCTGCAAACCTTGAAATGGCAACAAATGAATACAAACCAAGCAATCGTGTCGTGGCAAAAGAGGAATTAACGCGTGTAGAAACCCCAGATTGCAAGTCAATTGATGAAGTCGCTGCTTTTCTTCATGTTGATGAAAGTCAAACGATCAAAACCTTGGTTTACATTGCTGACGAAAAGCCTATCGTGGCTCTGCTTGTCGGAAATGATCAACTGAATGAAGTGAAGTTGAAAAATTATCTAGGTGCCGATTTCTTTGAACCGGCAAGCGAAGAAGAAGTTCGTGAACTGTTTGGAGCAAACTTTGGATCTCTTGGACCCGTTCATCTTCCAGAAGATGTTCAAATCATTGCAGACCGCAAGGTGGAGGACGTTCACAATGCAGTTGCTGGTGCGAATGAAGACGGTTATCATTTGACAGGTGTCAATCCAGGGCGAGACTTCACAGCAGAATATGTAGATATTCGCGAGGTGCGTGAAGGAGAAGTTTCACCAGACGGACAAGGCGTTTTGAAATTTGCACGCGGCATTGAAATTGGACATATCTTTAAATTAGGAACTCGTTATTCAGAAAGCATGAATGCGACGGTTTTAGATGAAAATGGTCGTGCAGTTCCTGTCGTAATGGGCTGCTATGGTATTGGTGTTAGTCGCCTCTTATCAGCTGTTATGGAGCAACATGCACGTCTCTTTGTCAATAAAACGCCAAAAGGAGACTATCGCTATGCTTGGGGGATCAATTTTCCAAAAGAATTGGCGCCGTTTGATGTGCATCTAATCCCTGTAAATGTCAAAGACGAGGAAACTCTTGCCTTGACAGAACAACTAGAAGCAGAGCTGGTCAAAGCTGGCTACGAAGTTTTGACAGATGACCGTAACGAACGCGCTGGTGTGAAATTCAGTGACAGTGACTTGATTGGTTTACCGATTCGTGTGACTGTTGGGAAAAAAGCAGCTGACCGCATCGTTGAAGTCAAAATCAAAGCGACAGGTGATACCATTGAAGTTCATGTTGACAATCTTCTTGAAACACTTGCAATCTTAACGAAGAAAGACAAATAA
- a CDS encoding single-stranded DNA-binding protein: MYNKVILIGRLVNTPELNKTANDKSVARATLAVNRRYKGQNGEREADFVNVVVWGKLAETLASYASKGSLISLDGELRTRRYEKDGVTHYVTEVLCNGFQLLESRAQRALRENNAGADLADLLLEEEELPF, translated from the coding sequence ATGTATAATAAAGTAATTTTAATCGGTCGCTTGGTGAATACACCAGAGTTAAACAAAACAGCTAATGATAAATCTGTGGCGCGTGCAACACTTGCGGTCAATCGTCGCTACAAAGGACAAAATGGTGAACGAGAAGCAGACTTCGTCAATGTCGTTGTTTGGGGCAAGTTAGCCGAAACATTGGCAAGTTATGCAAGTAAAGGCAGCTTGATTTCACTAGACGGCGAACTTCGCACTCGCCGTTATGAGAAAGACGGAGTGACGCATTATGTCACAGAAGTGCTTTGCAATGGTTTCCAGCTATTAGAAAGCCGTGCACAGCGAGCTCTTCGTGAGAATAATGCAGGTGCAGACTTGGCAGATTTGCTTCTGGAAGAAGAGGAATTGCCATTTTAA
- a CDS encoding DUF4651 domain-containing protein: protein MKAKKILLTTAALAGVGIAAYATKKTLDERKEAEQREQLVADIRKRLSELGPIATLYVQLYKSDEHRLVGGVVYEDNRHLTFVYENGELTYEEEQ, encoded by the coding sequence ATGAAAGCTAAAAAGATTCTATTAACAACGGCTGCACTTGCAGGAGTAGGGATTGCAGCTTATGCGACTAAAAAAACGTTGGACGAACGAAAAGAAGCTGAGCAGCGTGAGCAATTAGTTGCTGACATTCGGAAAAGGTTATCTGAATTAGGTCCAATTGCTACACTGTACGTGCAATTATATAAGTCAGATGAGCATCGATTAGTTGGTGGTGTGGTGTATGAAGATAATCGACACCTCACATTTGTGTATGAAAACGGTGAATTGACCTATGAGGAAGAACAATGA
- the rseP gene encoding RIP metalloprotease RseP, whose protein sequence is MQSGIIGIITFIIVFGIIVVVHEFGHFYFAKKSGILVREFAIGMGPKIFAHIGKDGTAYTIRMLPLGGYVRMAGWGEDSTEIKTGTPASLTLNEAGKVVRINLSGKKIDQTALPMNVTGFDLENKLEITGLVLEEQKTYAVDHDATIVEEDGTEVRIAPLDVQYQNASLGGRLITNFAGPMNNFILGIVAFLLLIFMQGGVANPNTNHIRVLQDGALAQAGVKNNDQILKVGQAEIKNWSDLTQAVQSETKNSKGQSELNVTVKSGNKVRELTVKPKKEQGRYLLGVMPGLKSDFPSMIAGGFSMAWNASFRIFDALKNLIFHPDINKLGGPVAIYKASSDAAKGGIESVIALLAMLSLNIGIFNLIPIPALDGGKIVLNLLEAIRRKPLKQETETYVTLAGVAIMVVLLIAVTWNDIMRTFF, encoded by the coding sequence ATGCAGTCTGGTATTATAGGAATTATCACCTTTATCATTGTTTTTGGAATTATTGTAGTTGTTCATGAGTTTGGACATTTCTATTTTGCGAAAAAATCGGGCATTTTGGTGCGGGAGTTTGCTATTGGAATGGGCCCGAAAATTTTTGCTCATATCGGAAAAGACGGCACGGCCTATACTATTCGGATGTTACCGCTGGGTGGCTATGTTCGTATGGCTGGTTGGGGTGAAGATTCGACCGAGATTAAAACCGGAACACCTGCTAGTTTGACTTTAAATGAGGCAGGCAAGGTCGTCCGAATCAACCTTTCGGGCAAGAAAATTGATCAAACTGCTCTGCCGATGAATGTGACGGGCTTTGATTTAGAAAACAAGCTGGAAATCACTGGTTTAGTATTAGAAGAACAAAAGACCTATGCGGTTGACCATGATGCAACAATCGTAGAAGAAGACGGCACAGAGGTTCGGATTGCTCCGCTTGATGTGCAGTATCAAAATGCTAGTTTAGGCGGGCGCCTCATTACCAACTTTGCAGGACCGATGAACAATTTCATTTTGGGGATTGTAGCTTTTCTGTTGTTGATTTTCATGCAGGGTGGCGTTGCCAATCCCAATACAAATCACATTCGTGTCTTACAGGACGGTGCCTTGGCACAAGCTGGTGTAAAAAATAACGACCAGATTTTAAAAGTTGGTCAAGCCGAAATTAAGAATTGGTCGGATTTGACCCAAGCTGTTCAGTCTGAGACGAAAAACAGTAAAGGGCAATCAGAACTAAATGTGACGGTTAAAAGCGGAAATAAAGTTCGAGAGCTGACAGTTAAGCCTAAAAAAGAGCAAGGAAGATATCTATTAGGAGTGATGCCGGGCTTGAAATCAGATTTTCCGTCTATGATCGCGGGTGGGTTTAGCATGGCTTGGAACGCTAGTTTCCGCATCTTTGACGCTTTAAAAAATTTAATTTTCCACCCAGACATCAATAAACTAGGCGGACCTGTGGCGATTTACAAAGCTAGTAGTGACGCTGCTAAAGGTGGAATTGAAAGTGTTATCGCTCTCTTAGCTATGCTCTCTCTGAATATTGGTATTTTTAATCTCATTCCTATCCCAGCGCTTGACGGTGGAAAGATTGTGCTCAATCTTCTTGAAGCCATTCGTCGCAAGCCATTAAAGCAGGAAACAGAAACCTATGTTACTTTAGCAGGTGTCGCCATTATGGTGGTGTTGCTGATTGCAGTGACCTGGAATGATATTATGAGAACCTTCTTTTAA